From Anser cygnoides isolate HZ-2024a breed goose chromosome 31, Taihu_goose_T2T_genome, whole genome shotgun sequence:
GAGGGGgtaaatggggagggggggtacAGGGGACGGGATTTACCGGGGACGGGGGGGTTACCGGTGATGTGAGTACCGGGGatggggggtaccggggggggggggtaccggggaTGGGGGGTACCGGGGATGGGGAGTACCGGGGGGGGTTACCGGGGATGGGGGGTACCGGGGATGGGGAGTACCggggggggggtaccggggatgggtaccggggggggggtaccggggatgggtaccggggggggggggggggtaccggggatgggtaccgggggggggttGTACTGGGGATGGGGAGTACCGGGGGGGTTACCGGTGATGTGAGTACCGGGGATGGGGAGTACCGGGGAGGGGGGTACCGGGGATGGGGGtaccggggaggggggcggccaGGCctatcgggggggggggttccggTGCCCCGGTTCCCGGTGCTAacggcgctgccccccccccccccccccgtttagGGGATGAGCGGCCCGCCGCGGGAGGAgctggcggccgccgccgccttcctGCGCTTCCTggaggagcggggcggcggcggcggcgggggggggggggcagcggcggggcccccccgcggCCGGACATGAACCTCCTGTACCGCAAGGGGCGCCCCGACTGGCGGCCGCACCGCGACGACGACGCGCGCAAGGGGTCGGTgctcggcgggggggggggtcgtgtgtgacccccccccccggtgacaaccggtgtcccccccccccagggcggCCAAGGCACGGGACGGGGGCTCGCTGCGGCGCCACCTCCGCGTGGGTTTCCTGACGCTGCCGGCCCCCCAGgagcgcccccccggcccggggccgcccccgggaTGGCGCCGCGCTCCCTGTCCTGCCACGCCGTGGGGGCACCGGatggaggcggcggcggagggggggggcccggggggatggggggggcggGCGCCCCGCCCCCGTTAAACCGGCCCGGCACCCCAGCACGAGGCTGAGCGCCCCCCCCGAAGGCAGCGGGAGGGGGCACGAGGCGCCCCCCGCCAAGCGGGGCGGtgagtgcggggggggggcgggggggggtcgtggggaagggggggggttggggggcggggttgggggaggggggggccccCAATCTCATTCTGTCCCCCCCATCTGATtctaccccccccccatctggTCCTGCCCCCCCATCTCATTCTACCCCCCCATCTCATTCTGCCCCCCCCATCTCATTCTGCTCCCCCATCTCATTCTGCCCCCCTCCAATCTGGTTCTGCCCCCCCATCTcattctgccccccccccaatctggTCCTGCCCCCCCCATCTCATtctgcccccccaccctgcccctCCACCTGATTCTGCCCCCCCACCTGATCCTGCCCCCCATCTCATTCTGCCCCCCCCACCTGATCCTGCCCCCCATCTCATTCTGCCCCCCCTCCAATCTGGTTTTGCCCCCCCCAACTCATTCTGCCCCCCCACCTgatcctgccccccccacctGATTCTGCCCCCCCATCTcattctgccccccccccacttgaTCCTGCCCCCCCATCTGGTTCTGCCCCCCCCAATCTGGTTCTGCCCCCCATCTcattccgccccccccccccaattctgCCCCTCCACGTGATCCTACCCCCCCATCTcattctgcccccccccccaatctggTCCTGCCCCCCCAACTCATTCTGCCCCCCCACCTGATCCTGCCCCCCCATCTCATTCTGCCCCCCCCATCTcattctgcccccccccccacttgaTCCTGCCCCCCCATCTGGTTCTGCCCCCCCCAATCTGGTTCTGCCCCCCCCAATTCTGCCCCTCCACCTGATTCTGCCCCCCCGTctgcttctccccccccccatctggttctgtccccccaccctgccccccccatcTCTTTTTGCCCCCCGATCCTGCCCCCCCACCCGATGTTGCCCCCCCATCATCTCATCCTGCCCCCCCACCCGATTCTGCCCCCCAATCTGACTCTGCCCCCCCACCTGACTCTGccccccccaactgccccctctccttctgccccccccatctgccccccccccccccatctaattctgcccccccccccgccccccaggaGCGCCGCGGGGCAGCAGCGAGCCGCAGGAGGGGGCGAGCCGCAAGGTGCCCCCCCAGAAGCCGACGCGCAGCCCCCAGACCCAGCTGTCGGGCCCCCCCGCGAGgcgcgggccggggggggggccccgccaccaccccccccccccccccccccccacgccccccccccgccccccaccccgacCCCGACGACGAACCCGTCTACATCGAGATGGTGGGCGACGcgctggggggcggggggggcggcggcgggggggggtcggcgccccccccgccccccccccggcgaaACCGAGGAGGCCGAGGCCATCTACGAGGAGATGTCCTACCCCCCCCGCCCTGCGCcatcccccccttccccaacctgctcgccccgcgcccccctgctggccgcgccccccccgctgcccccccccccggtccccccccccgccggacGCCTCCCGCCTGCCCGTGCCCCTCcacccccgggagccccccccgccgcccgcgcccgCAGCCACTCCACGCCGCTGCCCCCCcacgccgggggggggggtcgggccgggggggccgccccccTCCGCTTtgctggcggcggggggggcggcggcagggagcgggggggccctcccgccgcccccccccctccgccgccgccaaGGAGGCTCCGGGGGAGAGGGAAgccgcggggggggcacggcggggcggccccccccggggttGCTCTGGACGTACCCGGCCGGGAGCGGCCCCCCCCGCTTACGAGAGCCTGAGgtcggcgggggcgggggggggcccccgcccccccgccccccccccgcgggaaGGAGACCGAGAGTGagttggggggggcacaccgggaacgggggggggcaccgggaacgGGGGCAccgggaatggggggggggcaccgggaatggggggggcaccgggaacgGGGGCACcgggaatgggggggggcaccgggaacggggggggcaccgggaacgggggcaccgggaacggggggcaccgggaacggggggcaccgggaacgggggggcaccgggaatggggggggcaccgggaacggggggggcaccgggaacggggggggacaccgggaatgggggggggcaccgggaacgggggcaccgggaacgggggggggcaccgggaacggggggggcaccgggaacgGGGGGGGCACACCGGGaacgggggggcaccgggaggggggggaggcaccggggggggagggcaccgggggggggggcacaccgggaacggggggcaccgggaacggggggcaccgggaacgGGGGGAACcgggaatgggggggggcaccgggaggggggaggcaccgggggagggcaccggggggggggggcacaccgggaacggggggggcaccgggaacggggggggcaccgggaacgggggggggaaccgggaatgggggggggcaccgggaacggggggcaccgggaacggggggggggcaccgggaacgGGGGCACCgggaatggggggggcaccgggaatgggggggggcaccgggaatGGGGGGGCACACCGGGaacgggggggcacagggagggggGTGCACCGGGAAGGGGGAGGACACCCGGGGGGAGGGCAccggaagggggggggggtcaccgggaATGGGGGGGTCACCGGGAATGGGGGGGGACCGGGAACAGGGAGGGGGTCACCGGGAAAGGGGGGCGCACCGGGaacggggggggacaccggggggtgTCACCGGGAGGGGGGGCGCCGGGAATGGGGGTCACCGGGAAAGGGGGGGGACCGGGaacgggggggcaccgggaatggggggggcaccgggaacgggggggacaccgggggggggcaccgggagggggggcaccgggagggggggggtcaccgggagggggggcaccgggggtggagggcaccggggggggggggtcactgggagggggggagcggcaccggggagggggcaccgggaatgggggggggcaccggcgggggagggggggcgcaccgggaatggggggggggtcaccgggaAGGGGGATgcacctcgggggggggggggggtcaccgggggggcgcggggggtcACGGTGCTgagcacgccccccccccccaaacttccCCGCAGGGCCCTCCGAGCCCCCCGCGAGGATCGAGCCCCCCTGGGGGGGCGGCGGCCCCCCCCGTCGGGGATCCCGGTCCGCGCCGAGGGGCTGCGGGCTCCCGGGGGGGCCGcacggggctgcccctgccctgccagacCTTCCCCGCCTGCCACCGCAACGCAGGTGGGTCCGGcgcgggggggcaccgggccgccgggggggcaccggatgggcttgggggggggggggcagccccccccggtttggctgacccccccccgcaGAGCTCCCCGCCGGTCCCCGTTTGGGTCGCTCGGCTTCCACGTCGGGGGTGCGACCGGTCGGAGGCCCGGGGGCGAACCGGGAACCAAAGccgcccgggggctgcgggggcgaGGGGCCGGTCCCggtggtgcccccccccacccccccggcggtgccccccccggtgcggTTCGGCCCCGGGacgggcagctgcaggaggtgaTCGAACGGAAACGCTGCGTCTGCACCGAGATCAAAGCGCGCCGGAGACCCGAGAGGGGGCTGCGGAAGCAGGAGAGCCTCCcgtgcctgcccccccccggaccccccacCCCGGTACCGGTCCCGGAGCCGGTACCGGCCCCCCAGGACCCAACCGGCCCGGTCCCGCCGCCCGCGGCCCGGcctcgccgcccgcccgccggcCGCACGCCGTGCTGTGGGACACCGCCATCTGAGgagcgtccccccccccaaagcgaaaaaaaccggggggggggggccacgcgtggggaccccccctcgAAGCGACGCGGCTGGGCCGGGTTACGGACGCTGGGGGTGCTGAAGGtacgagacccccccccccccaaaaaatgaaGGGGGGACCCTAAAATGAAGGGGGACCCTAAAATGAAGGGGGGGCATGGAGACTGCCCCCCGCCGTCGGTGAAGGGGGTACGgatgggccccccccccccagataaAGGGGGTGACATGTgtgcccccccaaaataaagggGGTGACGGGTGTGCCCCCCCAGATAAAGGGGGGGGTAGagatttgcccccccccaggtaaAGGGAGGGGGGTGACgggtgtgcccccccccaaggtaAAGGGGGGATGTGGgatgggcccccccccccccaggtggaGAGGGGGTgggatgtgcccccccccccacattaaggggggggggtagggatttgccccccccccccaggtaaAGGGGTGGGTGAGGGGTGTGCCCCCCACAAATAAAGGGGGGGTAGggatttgcccccccccagataAAGGGAGGGGTAGGGATTTGCCCCCCCCAGATAAAGaagggggggggtgcgggggctgcagctgctttgcGAAACTTATTTATGGGGGGGGGTATTTATGGAGGGGGGGCACCCACGGCTGGgtccgggggcggcggcggtgttaaggggggggggcgggtgccccctccctgggggttttgggggggtcgaGGGGGGGCCCAGGTTCCGtacaatggggggggggatagggccccccccccggctccttgGGACCCCCCGCCTCTGTGCCTCGTGCCCCCCTCCGCCACCACGATGCCTTCGCCACCGCCTGCAGCGGGGGGGCCAATacgtgtccccccccaaccGGCCGAAGGCGCGCCCCGAAACCggcaccgagcccccccccgcctcgtcCGCCCCCCACCCACAATAatggggggggtgttggggggggggcaaggcctcgagcgtgggggggggggtgtaagGGGGGGTCTTTTGTACAGTGGTTCTGTGCACtattaaagagaaaagcagctcGGAGCGCGCTCCTGTGGGGgtggggaggccgggggggctgagggagggcCCCCCTCACAAAAAGCTCTTCAGACAACTGGGGGGGGGATAAGCGAGGGACCCCCATCCTCACAAACAGCCCCTCAGACAAGATGGGGGCTAACAGAGGCCCCCCCCCACAAACAGCCCCTCAGacgtgcgggggggggggggggagtttgggggcaggggggcttcGTACGGGgaccttttgggggggggtggccgCACTGTGAGGGCCCGGGGGCCGTTAAAAAGGGCGGGAAGGGGCACGGCGCGTGAGGGCCGTTAAAAAAGGGCAGGAAGCGGCGCGtgaggggtggggtggggggctgaaAAGGGCGGGAAGCGGCgcgtgcggggggggggctgaaaaGGGCGGGAAGGGGCGCGCGGGGCACGTGACCGGTAAAGGGCGGGAAGCGCCGTTGGGCGCGCGACGGCTGCAGGCGGCCGCGTGCGCCGCAGCGGGGGCGGGGCTCCTGCTGCGCGCGCAtgcgcagcgccgccgccggccaGCTTTTCTACTGCGCATGCGCGCAGCTCCTAGCCCGTGGGGGAAGTGCgggccgcgcatgcgcagtGCGCCCAGCCCAGCCGCCGCTGCCGGGTGCGGGcggatggcggcggcggccggcggcggcggcggcggcccggggccgggcccgggtCCCGGTAGCGGGGCCGGGGTTCGGAAGGGCGGCGCTGCCCGCGACGCGGAAGCCGAGGTGTGGTGCCGGCGGGTACGGGAGGTGGTGAGCTCGGCGCCCGCCAACCGGCTGTGCTTCGAGTGCGGCCAGCGCGGCGTCACCTACGTGGACATCA
This genomic window contains:
- the LOC136787794 gene encoding LOW QUALITY PROTEIN: neuronal tyrosine-phosphorylated phosphoinositide-3-kinase adapter 1-like (The sequence of the model RefSeq protein was modified relative to this genomic sequence to represent the inferred CDS: inserted 2 bases in 1 codon; deleted 4 bases in 2 codons), with the translated sequence MNLLYRKGRPDWRPHRDDDARKGSVLGGGGGRARDGGSLRRHLRVGFLTLPAPQERPPGPAAPGMAPRSLSCHAVGAPDGGGGGGGGPGGMGGAGAPPPLNRPGAPRGSSEPQEGASRKVPPQKPTRSPQTQLSXAPPRGAGRGGGPATTPPPPPPPRPPPAPHPDPDDEPVYIEMGPPSPPRGSSPPGGAAAPPVGDPGPRRGAAGSRGGRTGLPLPCQTFPACHRNAELPAGPRLGRSASTSGVRPVGGPGANREPKPPGGCGGEGPVPVVPPPTPGGAPPGAVRPRDGQLQEVIERKRCVCTEIKARRRPERGLRKQESLPCLPPPGPPTPVPVPEPVPAPQDPTGPVPPPAARPRRPPAGRTPCCGTPPSEERPPPQSEKNRGGGATRGDPPSKRRGWAGLRTLGVLKVRDPPPPKK